In Erpetoichthys calabaricus chromosome 2, fErpCal1.3, whole genome shotgun sequence, a genomic segment contains:
- the LOC114645375 gene encoding extracellular calcium-sensing receptor-like isoform X1 — MSLLLTASTVALEQFTCRAMETFQLSSLHKSGDIMIGGIFEVSFRTVIQELSFTSKPGQWVCEDFDITLFQTAQALVFAVEEINNDTQLLPNVTLGYTLYDNCMRLPVALRGASALTLGMKEDITENCKGPPPVLAIVGDPTSTHSIAISRILSLFRIPMVSYFATCPCLSDKWEYPSFFRTIPSDTFQIKVISAIFKHYGWTWVGIIAADDDYGQSAIKALSEEIKDFACIAFSITIPKINDIDKVRHVTKIIKESSAKVIVVFSPAPDFSTLADEINQQNIIGRQWIASESWSNSYDLFDKYNFSTFGGTLGITIHNGEMPGFQSFLYEVQPTSDPKNNLILQFWETMFDCKFKENTNEQNFTSLLEGKECTGKEDIKGTKTAYTDVSKLRACYNIYKAVYAIAHALHNLLTCENGNGPFVNKSCADITNMQPWQLLHYLKKVNFTTRIGERVAFDENGDALAIYDIVNWQQSDHGTLKTVTVGFYDESAPAGHELSLKDDDIIWNINTGKIPESVCSKSCQPGTRKATREREPVCCFDCVQCAAGEISTQVDAVECIKCPIEFWSNVGRNECVPKEIEFLSFEDSMGITLTATAASGVCLSVIVLSVFIHYRHTPVVKANNSELSFLLLVSLTLCFLCSLCFIGHPTELTCKLRHILFGISFVLCISCILVKTIVVIMAFKATLPGNNIMKWFGVIQQRSTVFFFTFIQGLICIIWLTASPPLPAKNIQYQNSKIIFECDVGSVTGFSCLLGYIGLLTCISFLLAFLARNLPDTFNEAKFITFSMLIFCAVWITFIPAYISSPGKYTVAVEIFAILASSFGLLFAIFAPKCFIILIRPELNTKKALMGRDSEKQI, encoded by the exons ATGTCCTTATTGTTGACTGCTAGCACTGTTGCGCTGGAGCAGTTCACATGCAGAGCCATGGAAACATTTCAACTCAGCAGTTTGCATAAAAGTGGAGACATAATGATTGGAGGGATCTTTGAAGTTTCCTTCAGAACAGTAATTCAGGAATTATCATTTACTTCTAAACCAGGTCAATGGGTATGTGAAGA TTTTGatataacattatttcagacgGCACAAGCTCTGGTTTTTGCAGTTGAAGAAATAAACAATGACACTCAACTCCTTCCGAATGTAACATTGGGCTACACTCTATATGACAACTGTATGAGGCTGCCAGTGGCTCTCAGAGGAGCATCAGCTCTTACTCTTGGAATGAAGGAAGATATAACAGAAAACTGCAAAGGGCCTCCCCCAGTTCTGGCCATTGTCGGTGATCCCACCTCAACACATTCAATTGCCATATCTAGGATTCTAAGCCTTTTCCGCATACCAATG GTGAGCTATTTTGCTACTTGTCCATGCCTGAGTGACAAATGGGAATACCCGTCTTTCTTTCGAACAATACCCAGTGACACATTTCAAATCAAAGTAATCAGTGCTATCTTCAAACATTATGGCTGGACCTGGGTTGGCATCATAGCAGCAGATGATGACTATGGACAGTCTGCAATAAAAGCTCTTAGTGAAGAGATAAAAGATTTTGCTTGTATTGCTTTCTCTATAACAATTCCTAAAATCAATGATATTGATAAAGTCCGTCATGTaaccaaaattataaaagaatCAAGTGCAAAAGTTATAGTGGTGTTTTCACCTGCACCAGACTTCAGCACATTGGCAGATGAAATAAATCAGCAGAACATTATTGGTCGGCAGTGGATTGCTTCTGAATCTTGGAGCAATTCATATGATTTGTTTGACAAATACAACTTTAGTACATTTGGTGGGACATTAGGTATTACAATTCACAATGGGGAAATGCCAGGATTTCAAAGCTTTTTGTATGAGGTTCAGCCTACTTCAGAtcctaaaaataatttaattctacAATTTTGGGAAACAATGTTTGAttgtaaatttaaagaaaatacgAATGAGCAGAATTTTACTAGTTTGTTGGAGGGAAAAGAATGCACGGGAAAAGAAGACATAAAAGGAACAAAAACGGCTTACACAGACGTGTCTAAATTAAGAGCctgttacaatatttataaagcagTGTATGCCATTGCACATGCTCTTCATAATTTGTTAACTTGTGAAAATGGAAATGGACCATTTGTGAACAAATCATGTGCAGACATCACAAATATGCAACCATGGCAG ctTCTTCATTATTTGAAGAAAGTCAATTTCACTACTCGTATAGGAGAACGAGTGGCTTTTGATGAAAATGGAGATGCCCTTGCAATTTATGACATTGTTAACTGGCAACAAAGTGACCATGGGACTCTAAAGACAGTAACGGTGGGTTTCTATGATGAATCTGCTCCAGCTGGTCATGAACTGTCTCTTAAAGATGATGATATTATTTGGAATATTAATACAGGAAAG ATTCCTGAGTCTGTCTGCAGTAAAAGCTGTCAGCCTGGCACAAGAAAAGCCACTAGGGAAAGAGAACCAGTCTGTTGCTTTGACTGTGTACAATGTGCAGCTGGAGAAATCAGCACTCAAGTTG ATGCTGTTGAGTGCATCAAATGTCCAATTGAATTCTGGTCAAATGTTGGAAGAAATGAATGTGTTCCAAAAGAAATTGAATTTCTGTCATTTGAAGACTCCATGGGCATTACTTTAACGGCAACAGCGGCATCAGGCGTTTGCTTGTCTGTAattgttttatctgttttcatTCACTACAGACACACTCCAGTGGTGAAAGCCAACAACTCAGAGCTGAGTTTTCTTTTGCTAGTTTCATTAACTCTGTGCTTTCTttgctctttgtgttttattggcCACCCAACAGAGTTAACCTGTAAACTGAGGCACATATTGTTTGGAATCAGCTTTGTTCTCTGTATTTCTTGCATTCTAGTAAAAACAATTGTTGTAATAATGGCATTTAAAGCCACTCTCCCTGGCAATAATATTATGAAATGGTTTGGAGTCATTCAGCAGAGAAGCACTGTTTTCTTCTTCACATTTATTCAGGGCCTAATATGCATAATATGGCTTACTGCATCTCCGCCGCTTCCAGCTAAAAACATCCAGTATCAAAACTCAAAAatcatatttgaatgtgatgttgGATCAGTAACTGGATTCAGCTGTTTGTTGGGATATATTGGTTTACTAACCTGCATCTCATTTTTGTTGGCTTTTCTTGCAAGAAACCTGCCAGACACGTTTAATGAAGCTAAATTCATCACATTCAGCATGCTGATCTTCTGTGCAGTCTGGATAACATTCATACCTGCCTATATTAGCTCACCTGGAAAGTACACGGTGGCTGTc
- the LOC114645375 gene encoding extracellular calcium-sensing receptor-like isoform X2 produces the protein MSLLLTASTVALEQFTCRAMETFQLSSLHKSGDIMIGGIFEVSFRTVIQELSFTSKPGQWVCEDFDITLFQTAQALVFAVEEINNDTQLLPNVTLGYTLYDNCMRLPVALRGASALTLGMKEDITENCKGPPPVLAIVGDPTSTHSIAISRILSLFRIPMVSYFATCPCLSDKWEYPSFFRTIPSDTFQIKVISAIFKHYGWTWVGIIAADDDYGQSAIKALSEEIKDFACIAFSITIPKINDIDKVRHVTKIIKESSAKVIVVFSPAPDFSTLADEINQQNIIGRQWIASESWSNSYDLFDKYNFSTFGGTLGITIHNGEMPGFQSFLYEVQPTSDPKNNLILQFWETMFDCKFKENTNEQNFTSLLEGKECTGKEDIKGTKTAYTDVSKLRACYNIYKAVYAIAHALHNLLTCENGNGPFVNKSCADITNMQPWQIPESVCSKSCQPGTRKATREREPVCCFDCVQCAAGEISTQVDAVECIKCPIEFWSNVGRNECVPKEIEFLSFEDSMGITLTATAASGVCLSVIVLSVFIHYRHTPVVKANNSELSFLLLVSLTLCFLCSLCFIGHPTELTCKLRHILFGISFVLCISCILVKTIVVIMAFKATLPGNNIMKWFGVIQQRSTVFFFTFIQGLICIIWLTASPPLPAKNIQYQNSKIIFECDVGSVTGFSCLLGYIGLLTCISFLLAFLARNLPDTFNEAKFITFSMLIFCAVWITFIPAYISSPGKYTVAVEIFAILASSFGLLFAIFAPKCFIILIRPELNTKKALMGRDSEKQI, from the exons ATGTCCTTATTGTTGACTGCTAGCACTGTTGCGCTGGAGCAGTTCACATGCAGAGCCATGGAAACATTTCAACTCAGCAGTTTGCATAAAAGTGGAGACATAATGATTGGAGGGATCTTTGAAGTTTCCTTCAGAACAGTAATTCAGGAATTATCATTTACTTCTAAACCAGGTCAATGGGTATGTGAAGA TTTTGatataacattatttcagacgGCACAAGCTCTGGTTTTTGCAGTTGAAGAAATAAACAATGACACTCAACTCCTTCCGAATGTAACATTGGGCTACACTCTATATGACAACTGTATGAGGCTGCCAGTGGCTCTCAGAGGAGCATCAGCTCTTACTCTTGGAATGAAGGAAGATATAACAGAAAACTGCAAAGGGCCTCCCCCAGTTCTGGCCATTGTCGGTGATCCCACCTCAACACATTCAATTGCCATATCTAGGATTCTAAGCCTTTTCCGCATACCAATG GTGAGCTATTTTGCTACTTGTCCATGCCTGAGTGACAAATGGGAATACCCGTCTTTCTTTCGAACAATACCCAGTGACACATTTCAAATCAAAGTAATCAGTGCTATCTTCAAACATTATGGCTGGACCTGGGTTGGCATCATAGCAGCAGATGATGACTATGGACAGTCTGCAATAAAAGCTCTTAGTGAAGAGATAAAAGATTTTGCTTGTATTGCTTTCTCTATAACAATTCCTAAAATCAATGATATTGATAAAGTCCGTCATGTaaccaaaattataaaagaatCAAGTGCAAAAGTTATAGTGGTGTTTTCACCTGCACCAGACTTCAGCACATTGGCAGATGAAATAAATCAGCAGAACATTATTGGTCGGCAGTGGATTGCTTCTGAATCTTGGAGCAATTCATATGATTTGTTTGACAAATACAACTTTAGTACATTTGGTGGGACATTAGGTATTACAATTCACAATGGGGAAATGCCAGGATTTCAAAGCTTTTTGTATGAGGTTCAGCCTACTTCAGAtcctaaaaataatttaattctacAATTTTGGGAAACAATGTTTGAttgtaaatttaaagaaaatacgAATGAGCAGAATTTTACTAGTTTGTTGGAGGGAAAAGAATGCACGGGAAAAGAAGACATAAAAGGAACAAAAACGGCTTACACAGACGTGTCTAAATTAAGAGCctgttacaatatttataaagcagTGTATGCCATTGCACATGCTCTTCATAATTTGTTAACTTGTGAAAATGGAAATGGACCATTTGTGAACAAATCATGTGCAGACATCACAAATATGCAACCATGGCAG ATTCCTGAGTCTGTCTGCAGTAAAAGCTGTCAGCCTGGCACAAGAAAAGCCACTAGGGAAAGAGAACCAGTCTGTTGCTTTGACTGTGTACAATGTGCAGCTGGAGAAATCAGCACTCAAGTTG ATGCTGTTGAGTGCATCAAATGTCCAATTGAATTCTGGTCAAATGTTGGAAGAAATGAATGTGTTCCAAAAGAAATTGAATTTCTGTCATTTGAAGACTCCATGGGCATTACTTTAACGGCAACAGCGGCATCAGGCGTTTGCTTGTCTGTAattgttttatctgttttcatTCACTACAGACACACTCCAGTGGTGAAAGCCAACAACTCAGAGCTGAGTTTTCTTTTGCTAGTTTCATTAACTCTGTGCTTTCTttgctctttgtgttttattggcCACCCAACAGAGTTAACCTGTAAACTGAGGCACATATTGTTTGGAATCAGCTTTGTTCTCTGTATTTCTTGCATTCTAGTAAAAACAATTGTTGTAATAATGGCATTTAAAGCCACTCTCCCTGGCAATAATATTATGAAATGGTTTGGAGTCATTCAGCAGAGAAGCACTGTTTTCTTCTTCACATTTATTCAGGGCCTAATATGCATAATATGGCTTACTGCATCTCCGCCGCTTCCAGCTAAAAACATCCAGTATCAAAACTCAAAAatcatatttgaatgtgatgttgGATCAGTAACTGGATTCAGCTGTTTGTTGGGATATATTGGTTTACTAACCTGCATCTCATTTTTGTTGGCTTTTCTTGCAAGAAACCTGCCAGACACGTTTAATGAAGCTAAATTCATCACATTCAGCATGCTGATCTTCTGTGCAGTCTGGATAACATTCATACCTGCCTATATTAGCTCACCTGGAAAGTACACGGTGGCTGTc